One region of Streptomyces rishiriensis genomic DNA includes:
- the murJ gene encoding murein biosynthesis integral membrane protein MurJ encodes MTVTPPRTPRTDGPASVPPARSAARSGETADGTDEIDGTAGADATAVIDGTAGADGVDAAAGLGAASAAGRNAEEGGGEKGGDGELPPASGRFLARATLVTAVLSVAGALLGLVRDQALARLFGAGSDTDAFLVAWTVPEFAATLLIEDGLAFALIPAFSMALARRSQGAPGDPVRALVAGTLPRLSLAFVAVGALFIGLAPQLVEILAPGLPDPALAVDCTRLTATCAVSFGLAGYCSAALRAHRRYGAPAAIYVAYNVGIITGMFVLGGRWGVRSAAAGVAVGGLLMVLVQLPSLLGQLRKRGVAEEASAQEEPRPLDTLLLTTVLLFALCRQSQVLIERFLASQLPAGAISHLNYAQKVAQMPMILSVMVCTVTFPVVARALAEGDTERARTRVERDLALAACVVLLGTAAVLACSPQIIEVLFQRGAFTAKDTAVTAGVMRVYALGLLGQTLVGVLVRSYFSAGRGSWYPVGAMASGIVVTSWIGALSVNSFGVYGIAAANAIGITVTALVLLAGMGPRSVPVGVRSVLRELSRPVRAALVATLAGSFAAGRFADPLAGLAAGGFTVTVVFLLLGRALGSQGIVSALRPVRSATRRFSHVRS; translated from the coding sequence ATGACGGTCACGCCTCCCCGGACGCCTCGTACGGACGGTCCCGCTTCCGTGCCCCCGGCACGGTCCGCCGCCCGGTCCGGGGAGACCGCCGACGGGACCGACGAGATCGACGGGACCGCCGGGGCCGACGCGACTGCGGTGATCGACGGGACCGCCGGGGCCGACGGAGTGGACGCGGCTGCCGGGCTCGGCGCCGCGTCAGCGGCCGGCCGGAACGCGGAGGAAGGCGGCGGCGAGAAGGGCGGGGACGGCGAACTTCCCCCGGCCTCCGGTCGGTTCCTCGCCAGGGCCACGCTCGTCACCGCCGTCCTCTCCGTCGCCGGGGCCCTGCTCGGGCTGGTGCGGGACCAGGCGCTGGCCAGGCTGTTCGGGGCGGGCAGCGACACCGACGCCTTCCTCGTGGCGTGGACCGTGCCCGAGTTCGCGGCCACCCTGCTCATCGAGGACGGACTCGCCTTCGCCCTGATCCCGGCGTTCAGCATGGCGCTGGCCCGCCGCTCCCAGGGCGCCCCCGGCGACCCCGTCCGCGCGCTGGTCGCCGGGACGCTGCCCCGTCTGTCGCTGGCGTTCGTCGCGGTCGGCGCCCTGTTCATCGGCCTGGCACCGCAGCTGGTCGAGATCCTCGCGCCGGGCCTGCCCGACCCCGCGCTCGCCGTCGACTGCACCCGGCTCACCGCCACCTGCGCGGTGAGCTTCGGGCTCGCCGGGTACTGCAGCGCCGCCCTGCGCGCGCACCGGCGGTACGGGGCGCCCGCGGCGATCTACGTCGCCTACAACGTCGGCATCATCACCGGGATGTTCGTGCTCGGCGGGCGCTGGGGGGTCCGCTCGGCGGCCGCCGGGGTCGCGGTCGGCGGGCTGCTGATGGTCCTCGTGCAACTGCCCTCCCTGCTCGGCCAGCTGAGGAAGCGCGGAGTGGCGGAGGAGGCCTCCGCGCAGGAGGAGCCGCGGCCCCTGGACACCCTGCTCCTCACGACCGTGCTCCTGTTCGCGCTGTGCCGGCAGTCCCAGGTCCTCATCGAGCGCTTCCTCGCCTCCCAGCTGCCGGCCGGGGCGATCTCGCATCTGAACTACGCGCAGAAGGTCGCGCAGATGCCGATGATCCTCTCGGTGATGGTGTGCACGGTCACCTTCCCGGTGGTCGCGCGGGCGCTGGCCGAGGGCGACACCGAGCGGGCCCGCACCCGGGTGGAGCGGGACCTGGCGCTGGCCGCGTGCGTCGTCCTGCTGGGTACGGCCGCCGTGCTGGCCTGTTCGCCGCAGATCATCGAAGTGCTCTTCCAGCGGGGCGCGTTCACCGCGAAGGACACGGCGGTGACGGCCGGCGTGATGCGGGTGTACGCGCTCGGGCTGCTCGGCCAGACCCTGGTGGGTGTGCTGGTCCGCTCGTACTTCTCGGCGGGCCGCGGCTCCTGGTACCCGGTCGGCGCGATGGCCTCCGGGATCGTGGTGACCTCCTGGATCGGCGCGCTGAGCGTCAATTCCTTCGGTGTGTACGGGATCGCCGCCGCCAACGCGATCGGCATCACCGTCACCGCCCTCGTCCTGCTGGCCGGGATGGGGCCGCGCAGCGTTCCGGTCGGCGTCCGCAGCGTGCTGCGCGAGCTGAGCCGGCCGGTGCGGGCCGCCCTGGTGGCCACCCTGGCGGGGTCCTTCGCCGCCGGCCGGTTCGCCGACCCGCTGGCCGGACTGGCCGCCGGGGGGTTCACCGTGACCGTCGTCTTCCTGCTGCTCGGCCGTGCCCTGGGATCCCAGGGCATCGTCTCCGCTCTCCGTCCCGTACGTTCCGCGACCCGAAGGTTCTCCCATGTCCGCTCCTGA
- a CDS encoding polysaccharide deacetylase family protein, with protein sequence MSAPDNSRRTPVPWVAMYHSVGDCSEDPYRITVTPERLEKQLMWLRRRGLRGVSMAKLLAARARGEGRNLVGLTFDDGYADFLTEALPVLRRHRCTATLFVLPGRLGGENAWDPLGPRKPLLSADGICRAAYEGVEIGSHGLTHVDLTKADDLTLKKETVESRAALVALLGTEVDGFCYPYGTIDRRAMDAVREAGYTYACAIDPGALNGLHALPRLHIGQSDNFLRMHLKYRLHRLRRRPVEGLR encoded by the coding sequence ATGTCCGCTCCTGACAACAGCAGACGCACTCCCGTCCCGTGGGTGGCGATGTACCACTCCGTGGGGGACTGCTCCGAGGATCCGTACCGCATCACCGTCACCCCCGAAAGGCTGGAGAAGCAGCTGATGTGGCTGCGCCGGCGCGGGCTGCGCGGCGTCTCCATGGCGAAGCTGCTCGCCGCCCGCGCCCGGGGCGAGGGCCGCAACCTGGTCGGCCTCACCTTCGACGACGGTTACGCCGACTTCCTCACCGAGGCGCTGCCCGTGCTGCGCCGCCACCGCTGCACGGCCACCCTGTTCGTGCTGCCCGGCCGGCTCGGCGGCGAGAACGCCTGGGACCCGCTGGGCCCGCGCAAGCCGCTGCTGAGCGCCGACGGCATCTGCCGGGCGGCCTACGAGGGCGTCGAGATCGGCTCGCACGGCCTCACCCACGTCGACCTGACCAAGGCCGACGACCTCACCCTCAAGAAGGAGACGGTCGAGAGCCGCGCGGCCCTCGTCGCGCTGCTCGGCACCGAGGTCGACGGCTTCTGCTACCCGTACGGGACGATCGACCGGCGTGCCATGGACGCCGTGCGCGAGGCCGGTTACACCTACGCCTGCGCGATCGACCCCGGCGCGCTGAACGGCCTCCACGCACTTCCCCGCCTGCACATCGGGCAGAGCGACAACTTCCTCCGGATGCACCTGAAGTACCGGTTGCACCGGCTGCGCCGGCGGCCCGTCGAGGGGCTGCGGTGA
- a CDS encoding glycosyltransferase, which yields MKALHIITGLGVGGAEQQLRLLLRHLPVECEVVTLTNPGTVADGLASDGVRVVHLGMAGNRDLAALPRLVRIIRSGGYDLVHTHLYRACVYGRLAARLAGVRAVVATEHSLGESQMEGRRLTAGVRALYLASERLGRTTVAVSPTVADRLRGWGVPAPRIEVVPNGIDLARFRFDPDARRQTRRRLGLPDHAYVVGGVGRLTAGKRFDVLIHALARLPADHWLLLVGGGPEENVLRRTAHEAGVADRVLFTGERPCVPDGTPGPDLPSLTCAMDLFVSPSPEETFGLAVVEALACGLPVLYASCPAIEQLPARATGARRVTGGTEAFVRALAEARARTPGPRTAAEAARHYDITRSAAQLMDVYAATVSGPPLLSPATPTPQGVSSP from the coding sequence GTGAAGGCGCTGCACATCATCACGGGGCTCGGTGTCGGCGGTGCCGAGCAGCAGCTGCGGTTGCTGCTGCGGCACCTGCCCGTCGAGTGCGAGGTGGTGACGCTGACGAACCCGGGGACGGTGGCGGACGGGCTGGCGAGCGACGGGGTCCGGGTCGTCCACCTCGGCATGGCCGGCAACCGCGACCTGGCCGCGCTGCCCCGCCTGGTCCGGATCATCCGCTCCGGCGGCTACGACCTCGTCCACACCCACCTCTACCGGGCCTGCGTCTACGGCCGGCTGGCCGCGCGGCTGGCCGGGGTCCGCGCGGTCGTCGCCACCGAGCACTCCCTGGGGGAATCGCAGATGGAGGGGCGCAGGCTGACCGCCGGGGTCCGTGCGCTCTACCTCGCCAGCGAGCGGCTGGGCCGCACCACGGTCGCCGTCTCCCCCACGGTCGCCGACCGCCTGCGCGGCTGGGGGGTGCCGGCCCCGCGGATCGAGGTCGTCCCCAACGGCATCGACCTGGCCCGCTTCCGGTTCGACCCGGACGCCCGCCGGCAGACCCGCCGCCGCCTCGGGCTGCCCGACCACGCCTATGTCGTCGGCGGCGTCGGACGGCTCACGGCGGGCAAGCGCTTCGACGTCCTCATCCACGCCCTCGCCCGGCTTCCCGCCGACCACTGGCTGCTGCTGGTCGGCGGCGGACCCGAGGAGAACGTGCTGCGCCGCACCGCGCACGAGGCGGGGGTCGCCGACCGGGTCCTGTTCACCGGCGAGCGCCCCTGTGTTCCCGACGGCACCCCCGGACCCGATCTGCCGTCCCTCACCTGCGCCATGGACCTGTTCGTCTCCCCCTCCCCGGAGGAGACCTTCGGTCTGGCCGTCGTCGAGGCGCTGGCCTGCGGCCTGCCCGTGCTGTACGCCTCCTGCCCCGCGATCGAGCAGCTGCCCGCCCGGGCGACGGGCGCCCGCCGGGTGACCGGCGGCACCGAGGCGTTCGTCCGCGCGCTGGCCGAGGCACGCGCGCGGACGCCCGGCCCGCGCACCGCCGCCGAAGCCGCCCGCCACTACGACATCACCCGCAGCGCCGCCCAGCTCATGGACGTGTACGCGGCCACCGTTTCCGGACCGCCCCTGCTCTCCCCCGCCACCCCGACACCCCAGGGAGTCAGTTCCCCATGA
- a CDS encoding GNAT family N-acetyltransferase codes for MKPTFTTELVTDEQAFAALAPAWGRLYQRCATATPFQSHAWLHSWWLSYGTRGRLRLLLVRDGGDLVAVAPLTAVRRPLPALVPLGGAISDYGDVLVDDERGEHAVAALTEGLAAAARTALIDFREVRPGGAVEQVYERWRGPRRRVSDSVCLELPAVPMEELVARLPSAKAQRVRAKLRKLTALGVERQAVCPEEVDSALRRLLELHQLQWQGRKVTGEHLRARFCEHLVRSVGPMVRSGDAVVTEFRLDDDVVAVDLTLLSRRLAGGYLYGAHPRLRERKADVAVMLLDACAEHSRNEGRAALSLLRGNEPYKHHWRPEPVVNQRLLLARRRTAPLLSAAVCDVAARRRGKELLLRLEQRRERDGGGRS; via the coding sequence GTGAAGCCGACGTTCACGACCGAACTCGTCACCGACGAGCAGGCCTTCGCCGCCCTCGCCCCCGCGTGGGGCCGGCTGTACCAGCGGTGCGCGACCGCCACCCCGTTCCAGAGCCACGCCTGGCTCCACTCGTGGTGGCTGTCGTACGGCACGCGCGGCCGGCTGCGTCTGCTGCTGGTCCGCGACGGCGGTGACCTCGTCGCCGTGGCACCGCTGACCGCCGTACGCCGACCGCTGCCGGCGCTCGTGCCGCTCGGCGGGGCGATCTCCGACTACGGGGACGTCCTCGTCGACGACGAGCGGGGCGAGCATGCCGTCGCCGCGCTCACCGAGGGTCTCGCGGCGGCCGCCCGCACCGCGCTGATCGACTTCCGCGAGGTGCGGCCGGGCGGCGCGGTGGAGCAGGTCTACGAGCGCTGGCGCGGACCCCGCCGGCGGGTGAGCGACTCGGTGTGTCTGGAGCTGCCCGCCGTGCCCATGGAGGAGCTGGTGGCCCGCCTGCCGTCGGCGAAGGCCCAGCGGGTGCGTGCCAAGCTGCGCAAGCTGACCGCGCTGGGCGTCGAGCGTCAGGCCGTGTGCCCGGAGGAGGTCGACTCGGCGTTGCGCCGGCTGCTGGAACTGCACCAGTTGCAGTGGCAGGGGCGGAAGGTGACGGGCGAGCACCTGCGGGCGCGGTTCTGCGAGCACCTGGTGCGGTCGGTCGGGCCGATGGTGCGCTCCGGGGACGCGGTCGTCACCGAGTTCCGGCTCGACGACGACGTGGTCGCCGTCGATCTGACGCTGCTGTCGCGGCGGCTGGCCGGGGGGTACCTCTACGGCGCCCATCCGCGGCTGCGCGAACGCAAGGCGGACGTGGCGGTGATGCTGCTCGACGCGTGCGCCGAGCACTCCCGGAACGAGGGCCGCGCCGCGCTCAGCCTGCTGCGCGGCAACGAGCCCTACAAGCACCACTGGCGGCCCGAACCGGTCGTCAACCAGCGGCTGCTGCTGGCCCGCCGGCGCACCGCGCCGCTGCTGTCGGCGGCCGTGTGCGACGTGGCCGCGCGACGGCGGGGCAAGGAGTTGCTGCTCCGGCTGGAGCAGCGAAGGGAGCGTGACGGTGGCGGCAGGTCCTGA
- a CDS encoding glycosyltransferase, with product MHQPEPDGTRVLHLTQPVDGGVARVVTDLTRAQLAAGLHVTVACPAGRLAEGLRSLGADVRHWAATRSPGPSLPGEVRRLVRLIGEVRPDLVHAHSAKAGLAGRLAVRGRIPTVFQPHAWSFEAVGGTTAALALRWERFGARWTDRLVCVSEAERTTGLRARIGGRVSVVPNGIDPERFHPASVDTVRASLLPELDPSAPLVVCVGRLCRQKGQDVLLTAWTDIARQVPGARLVLVGDGPDGERLRSRAPESVLFAGAVADAVPWYQAADLVVLPSRWEGMALAPLEALACGRPVVVTDVDGARESLPGPLAPRCLVPAENPAALAAAVAGLLLDPLLRESLGHQGRRHVLTTHDVRYTAGAVAGVYRELLTTTQGARVAPTERRESIHS from the coding sequence ATGCACCAGCCAGAACCCGATGGAACCCGGGTCCTGCATCTCACCCAGCCCGTGGACGGCGGGGTCGCCCGGGTCGTGACGGACCTGACGCGGGCCCAGCTCGCGGCCGGCCTGCACGTCACCGTGGCCTGCCCGGCCGGCCGGCTCGCCGAGGGCCTGCGCTCCCTGGGCGCGGACGTGCGGCACTGGGCGGCGACCCGGTCGCCGGGGCCCTCGCTCCCCGGCGAGGTACGACGGCTCGTACGCCTGATCGGTGAGGTACGCCCCGACCTGGTGCACGCGCACAGCGCGAAGGCCGGTCTCGCCGGGCGGCTCGCGGTGCGGGGACGGATCCCGACCGTGTTCCAGCCGCACGCCTGGTCCTTCGAGGCGGTCGGCGGGACCACCGCGGCCCTGGCGCTCAGATGGGAGCGGTTCGGCGCCCGTTGGACGGACCGGCTGGTGTGCGTGAGCGAGGCCGAGCGCACCACCGGACTGCGCGCCCGCATCGGCGGGCGAGTCAGCGTCGTCCCCAACGGCATCGATCCCGAGCGCTTCCACCCGGCCTCCGTCGACACCGTACGGGCCTCCCTCCTGCCCGAACTCGACCCGTCCGCACCCCTGGTGGTGTGCGTCGGGCGACTGTGCCGGCAGAAGGGGCAGGACGTACTGCTGACGGCGTGGACGGACATCGCGCGCCAGGTGCCCGGCGCCCGGCTGGTCCTGGTCGGCGACGGCCCGGACGGGGAGCGGCTCCGGTCCCGCGCGCCGGAGTCGGTGCTGTTCGCCGGGGCCGTCGCCGACGCCGTTCCCTGGTACCAGGCCGCCGACCTGGTCGTGCTGCCCTCGCGCTGGGAGGGCATGGCGCTCGCGCCGCTGGAGGCCCTGGCCTGCGGGCGGCCCGTCGTGGTGACCGACGTGGACGGCGCCCGGGAGAGCCTGCCTGGACCCCTCGCGCCCCGCTGTCTGGTGCCCGCCGAGAACCCCGCGGCGCTGGCCGCTGCCGTCGCCGGACTGCTGCTCGACCCGCTGCTGCGCGAGTCGCTCGGCCATCAGGGACGCCGTCACGTCCTGACCACGCACGACGTGCGGTACACGGCGGGGGCGGTCGCGGGCGTCTACCGCGAACTGCTCACGACCACACAAGGGGCGCGCGTCGCGCCCACCGAGCGCAGGGAGTCCATCCACTCGTGA
- a CDS encoding lipopolysaccharide biosynthesis protein, translating to MTENPRRPAALRRAKALPPWSLLALGAVAGGLLGGTYGALKPPTYTATAYVVAVPTEKSDPASALGFAQAYGRVATQLAVLGDAQVWAGVPVKTLQQNVQTATSPDAPMVSITATSPRADLAADMANAVSRSLTQHAKSSKAATNVELQQFARAVRPTGPSSVSPTVTGLVGASAGGLLGGLLLLVRPKRGREEEAARPAAVPGPAFAADAHGAL from the coding sequence ATGACCGAGAACCCCCGCCGCCCCGCCGCCCTGCGCCGCGCCAAGGCACTCCCGCCCTGGTCACTGCTCGCGCTCGGCGCCGTCGCCGGCGGACTGCTCGGCGGCACGTACGGCGCGCTCAAGCCGCCCACGTACACGGCCACCGCCTATGTCGTCGCCGTTCCCACCGAGAAGTCCGACCCGGCGTCCGCGCTCGGCTTCGCCCAGGCCTACGGCCGGGTCGCCACGCAGCTGGCGGTGCTCGGGGACGCGCAGGTGTGGGCCGGTGTGCCGGTGAAGACGCTTCAGCAGAACGTGCAGACGGCGACCTCGCCGGACGCCCCGATGGTCTCGATCACGGCGACCTCCCCCCGGGCCGACCTGGCCGCCGACATGGCCAACGCGGTCTCCCGCTCGCTGACCCAGCACGCCAAGAGTTCCAAGGCCGCCACCAACGTCGAGCTCCAGCAGTTCGCCCGCGCGGTCCGGCCGACCGGCCCCTCCTCGGTGTCCCCCACCGTGACAGGTCTGGTGGGGGCGAGCGCGGGCGGTCTGCTCGGCGGGCTGCTGCTGCTGGTACGGCCGAAGCGGGGTCGCGAGGAGGAGGCCGCGCGCCCCGCCGCCGTCCCCGGCCCGGCCTTCGCCGCCGACGCCCACGGAGCGCTGTGA
- a CDS encoding DUF3344 domain-containing protein, translated as MRNSLGPLLRRTTVGVLALAALWAPGGARASGAPPAAEAQRLAFTQRFHATQHGGIVRAANAAISCRTTTTPTGRAAPACPAVRRGGRAVNNDFDMFYVDVDRDPNTYNSSRAEVRLPQGARVSYARLYWGGNLRVGEQKPPKDNGRVLIAEPGGEYKAVLADTVVGHQVAQGADAFQASADVTGLVRASGQGLYTVAQINVAMGRSGAGAWGGWTLVVAYENPAEPLRDLSVWDGFDTLGSPAGQEIRLRGLAVPRGAGGRVGLVAYDGDRGRTGDSLMLSTGDRTATALTDAVNPSDDVLNSTISEPGEAPAARVPAYVNTLGYDSDVFDLSGGLRRGGDQLAVRLVSHRDAAWAGALFVAVDTRKKH; from the coding sequence ATGCGTAATTCCCTGGGTCCGCTGCTACGCCGCACGACAGTGGGCGTTCTCGCCCTCGCCGCCCTCTGGGCACCCGGCGGCGCCCGGGCTTCCGGCGCCCCGCCCGCCGCGGAGGCACAGCGACTCGCCTTCACACAGCGCTTCCACGCGACACAGCACGGCGGGATCGTCCGCGCGGCCAACGCCGCCATCAGCTGCCGCACCACGACCACGCCCACGGGCAGGGCGGCGCCCGCCTGTCCCGCCGTGCGCCGGGGCGGACGCGCCGTCAACAACGACTTCGACATGTTCTACGTCGACGTCGACCGCGACCCGAACACCTACAACTCCTCCCGCGCCGAGGTCCGGCTGCCACAGGGCGCGCGGGTGTCGTACGCGCGGCTGTACTGGGGTGGCAATCTGCGCGTCGGCGAGCAGAAGCCGCCGAAGGACAACGGACGGGTGCTGATCGCCGAGCCCGGCGGGGAGTACAAGGCGGTCCTCGCGGACACGGTCGTCGGCCACCAGGTGGCCCAGGGCGCCGACGCCTTCCAGGCCTCCGCGGACGTCACCGGACTGGTGCGCGCGAGCGGCCAGGGCCTGTACACGGTCGCCCAGATCAACGTGGCCATGGGCCGTTCGGGGGCCGGCGCGTGGGGCGGCTGGACGCTGGTCGTGGCCTACGAGAACCCGGCGGAGCCGCTGCGAGACCTGTCCGTCTGGGACGGCTTCGACACCCTCGGCTCCCCCGCCGGCCAGGAGATCCGGCTGCGCGGGCTCGCCGTTCCGCGGGGCGCGGGCGGCCGGGTCGGGCTCGTCGCGTACGACGGCGACCGCGGCCGAACGGGTGATTCGCTCATGCTCTCGACCGGTGACCGGACGGCCACCGCGCTCACGGACGCGGTCAACCCATCCGACGATGTGTTGAACTCCACGATCAGCGAGCCGGGGGAGGCTCCGGCGGCGCGTGTACCGGCGTACGTCAACACCCTCGGCTACGACTCCGATGTGTTCGATCTGAGCGGCGGTTTGCGGCGCGGCGGTGACCAGCTGGCCGTCCGGCTCGTTTCCCACCGGGACGCGGCGTGGGCCGGGGCGCTCTTCGTCGCCGTCGACACACGGAAGAAGCATTAG
- a CDS encoding exopolysaccharide biosynthesis polyprenyl glycosylphosphotransferase gives MTAESTVPSPGAQPGYSPVSVIPRRESGAGFRFPTRRPPARPTSPLPLLITDGLATFVGALALTGAQRRPLLVALLVAATITLRPQRSRPVVGVLDELPTVCGRIAVAWLALGTLVAAWNPSHALSVRTLLLGFAAQAAAGCAGRAVVHLRRRRALLRRPHAALVIGPAATAQRVAAAVLRHPRSGIQPVGIVAERPDGADGLPVLTSGQEVQRALIQNGVRDVLCVHPAVRTVQGPLLRALTESGCTVWEVDADSPSYASREQLAGFSCRRLDMGARRRGSLGKRLLDIAVSGALLLLISPLLLVCATVLRLTDGPGVVFRQERIGKDGRPFTLLKFRTHRPVDEHEAATRWSVAGEREMSRFCRFLRQTSLDELLQLWNVLCGDMSLVGPRPERPYFVGQFSQTYPGYAARHRMQTGITGLAQVQGLRGDTSIEDRARFDNAYIDNWSLWQDVCILLRTAAALVRPTGS, from the coding sequence GTGACTGCGGAAAGCACCGTCCCCTCTCCCGGCGCGCAGCCCGGGTACTCGCCCGTCTCGGTCATTCCGCGCCGGGAGAGCGGAGCGGGATTCCGGTTCCCCACCCGGCGGCCCCCGGCGCGGCCCACGTCGCCGCTGCCGCTGCTGATCACCGACGGCCTCGCCACCTTCGTGGGCGCGCTGGCACTGACCGGGGCGCAGCGCCGCCCGCTGCTGGTGGCCCTGCTGGTGGCGGCGACGATAACGCTGCGCCCGCAGCGATCGCGTCCGGTGGTGGGGGTGCTGGACGAACTGCCCACCGTCTGCGGCCGGATCGCGGTGGCCTGGCTGGCGCTGGGCACGCTCGTCGCGGCGTGGAACCCGTCCCACGCGCTGTCGGTCCGCACGCTGCTCCTCGGGTTCGCGGCGCAGGCGGCGGCCGGTTGCGCGGGCCGCGCGGTGGTGCACCTGCGCCGGCGCCGGGCGCTGCTGCGCCGCCCGCACGCCGCGCTCGTCATCGGTCCCGCCGCGACCGCGCAGCGGGTGGCCGCCGCCGTGCTGCGGCATCCCCGGTCCGGGATCCAGCCGGTGGGGATCGTGGCCGAGCGGCCGGACGGCGCCGACGGGCTGCCCGTGCTGACCTCCGGTCAGGAGGTGCAGCGGGCTCTCATCCAGAACGGCGTGCGGGACGTCCTGTGCGTCCACCCCGCCGTGCGCACCGTGCAGGGCCCGCTGCTGCGGGCGCTCACCGAGTCGGGCTGCACGGTGTGGGAGGTCGACGCCGACTCCCCCTCGTACGCGAGCCGCGAGCAGCTCGCCGGGTTCTCCTGCCGGCGTCTCGACATGGGCGCCCGGCGCCGGGGCAGCCTCGGCAAGCGGCTGCTGGACATCGCGGTCTCCGGGGCCCTGCTCCTGCTGATCAGCCCGTTGCTGCTGGTGTGCGCGACGGTGCTGCGGCTGACCGACGGGCCGGGGGTGGTCTTCCGGCAGGAGCGCATCGGCAAGGACGGCCGGCCCTTCACGCTGCTGAAGTTCCGCACCCACCGGCCGGTCGACGAGCACGAGGCCGCGACCCGGTGGAGCGTGGCCGGCGAGCGGGAGATGAGCCGCTTCTGCCGCTTCCTGCGCCAGACCTCGCTGGACGAGCTGCTCCAGCTGTGGAACGTCCTGTGCGGTGACATGAGCCTGGTCGGCCCTCGACCCGAACGCCCTTATTTCGTCGGCCAGTTCAGCCAGACCTATCCCGGCTACGCGGCCCGCCACCGGATGCAGACCGGCATCACCGGTCTCGCCCAGGTCCAGGGGCTGCGCGGGGACACCTCGATCGAGGACCGGGCCCGCTTCGACAACGCCTACATCGACAACTGGTCGCTGTGGCAGGACGTCTGCATCCTGCTGCGCACCGCGGCCGCCCTCGTGCGACCGACCGGGAGCTAA
- the chpG gene encoding chaplin ChpG, whose protein sequence is MSRIAKGLVLTSVAAAAVAGASGIAAADSGANGIAEHSPGVLSGNVVQVPVHIPVNVCGNTINVIGLLNPAFGNTCIND, encoded by the coding sequence ATGTCGCGTATCGCGAAGGGCCTGGTCCTGACCTCCGTTGCCGCCGCGGCCGTCGCCGGCGCCTCCGGCATCGCCGCCGCCGACAGCGGCGCGAACGGCATCGCCGAGCACTCCCCGGGCGTGCTGTCGGGCAACGTCGTCCAGGTTCCCGTGCACATCCCGGTCAACGTCTGCGGCAACACGATCAACGTGATCGGCCTGCTGAACCCCGCGTTCGGCAACACCTGCATCAACGACTGA
- a CDS encoding O-antigen ligase family protein, protein MTLALTLPRARTLSPVLPVVAVVALLGLPLGPGGEGGAGPADALSALVVLFCAVRLLRQRQRPLSRTAALVLGLPVVGLALAAMGASSPGAGLSGLGRYLQIFVLVPAAVVLLVRDRSDFRVLAWSFVGLAGWQGAVGVHQFVTGSGASYQGENIRAVGTFGPQDVMGMATVVAFGLICAVGLALGRTPVRQRAIAACSALALLVPLALSFSRGAWIATALTCAVQLALAGPRRALKVGAVAAAAGVILVGGFGVGSAMLQERVNSITQVRDAPDQSVTDRYTMWAAAVGMWRDQPLTGVGLKGFPEHRDGHASLALSSGSDTDGAGGGFVKQPLLSPHNMYLLILSEQGLIGLLALAGGWLAMLACGLRGWFRIRRSGPGLDCALVACGLLVWQLVDFTYADIGGPSTVLTAVVFGAVAWWALVGGGAREEALAR, encoded by the coding sequence ATGACCCTCGCCCTGACCCTGCCCCGCGCCCGGACGCTGTCACCGGTCCTGCCCGTGGTCGCCGTGGTCGCCCTGCTCGGCCTGCCGCTCGGCCCCGGCGGCGAGGGCGGCGCCGGACCGGCCGACGCGCTGTCCGCGCTGGTCGTGCTGTTCTGCGCGGTCCGGCTGCTGCGGCAGCGGCAGCGCCCGCTGTCCCGTACGGCCGCCCTGGTCCTCGGACTGCCGGTGGTCGGGCTCGCGCTCGCCGCGATGGGCGCGTCCTCGCCGGGGGCGGGACTCTCCGGTCTGGGCCGCTACCTCCAGATCTTCGTGCTCGTCCCGGCGGCCGTCGTCCTCCTGGTCCGCGACCGGTCCGACTTCCGGGTGCTGGCCTGGTCGTTCGTCGGGCTCGCGGGGTGGCAGGGAGCGGTCGGCGTCCACCAGTTCGTCACCGGGAGCGGCGCCTCCTACCAGGGCGAGAACATCCGGGCGGTCGGCACCTTCGGGCCGCAGGACGTGATGGGCATGGCGACCGTCGTGGCGTTCGGCCTGATCTGTGCCGTCGGGCTGGCGCTCGGCCGGACGCCGGTACGGCAGCGGGCGATCGCCGCCTGCTCGGCGCTCGCCCTGCTGGTGCCGCTGGCGCTCTCCTTCAGCCGGGGCGCGTGGATCGCGACCGCGCTGACCTGCGCGGTCCAGCTGGCCCTCGCCGGGCCGCGGCGGGCGCTGAAGGTGGGCGCGGTGGCGGCCGCGGCCGGGGTGATCCTGGTGGGCGGCTTCGGGGTCGGCTCGGCGATGCTCCAGGAGCGCGTCAACAGCATCACGCAGGTCAGGGACGCGCCCGACCAGTCGGTCACCGACCGGTACACGATGTGGGCGGCGGCGGTCGGCATGTGGCGCGACCAGCCGCTGACCGGCGTCGGGTTGAAGGGCTTCCCCGAGCACCGCGACGGCCACGCCTCCCTCGCGCTGTCCTCCGGCAGCGACACCGACGGGGCGGGCGGCGGCTTCGTCAAGCAGCCGCTGCTCTCCCCGCACAACATGTACCTGCTGATCCTCAGCGAGCAGGGCCTGATCGGGCTGCTCGCCCTCGCGGGCGGCTGGCTGGCGATGCTGGCGTGCGGGCTGCGCGGATGGTTCCGGATCCGGCGCTCCGGCCCCGGACTCGACTGTGCGCTCGTCGCCTGCGGTCTGCTGGTCTGGCAGCTCGTGGACTTCACGTACGCCGACATCGGCGGCCCGTCGACCGTGCTGACGGCCGTCGTCTTCGGGGCCGTGGCCTGGTGGGCGCTGGTCGGCGGCGGCGCCCGCGAGGAGGCGCTCGCCCGATGA